In the genome of Mucilaginibacter sp. 14171R-50, the window AAATGCTAAAGGAAGTGACAGCATTACTGGAGCCCCACTACAACGAGAACGGGCAATGGTATGCTGATTATAAAAGATTAAGATTTATAGCAATAAAAGAGTCGTGATGATACAGGCGTACACCTTGTGTTTACCTGAAAAAACTCGAATAAATTAAAGGAAATTAAAGAAAAATTAAGCATTAACCGATGGAGGCTAAGAGTTTCGAATCTCATAACTAACATCTCAAATTTAAGAATATGTTACACGATCCAAACCGCGTTTATGTTTTCGATACCACGCTTCGCGATGGCGAACAGGTACCGGGCTGCCAACTGACAACCCCCGAAAAAATTGAGATAGCCCACGAACTGGAGGCTCTGGGTGTGGATATTATAGAAGCGGGTTTCCCTGTTTCGAGTCCGGGGGATTTTATGAGCGTTGTTGAGATATCAAAGGCTGTAAAAGAGCCTGTAGTTTGCGCGCTTACCCGCGCCAACAAAACCGATATTGATGTAGCGGTAGAATCATTAAAATATGCTAAACGCCCAAGGATCCATACGGGTATCGGTTCATCCGACCAGCATATCCAGCACAAATTTAACAGCACCCGGAAAGAGATCCTGCAACGTGCCGTAGATGCGGTAAGCTATGCTAAAAAATCTGTAGAAGATATTGAGTTCTACGCTGAGGATGCCGGCCGGGCCGATGTTGCCTTTTTAGCACAGATGATAGAAGCGGTTATTGCTGCAGGTGCCACCGTGGTGAACATTCCGGATACTAATGGCTATTGCCTGCCCGACCAATATGGCAGCAAGATCAAATACCTTAAGGAAAATGTTAAGAATATCGACCAGGCCATTATTTCGGTACACTGCCATAACGACCTGGGCCTGGCAACAGCCAACTCTATAGCCGGTTTACAGAACGGCGCCCGCCAGGTAGAAGGCACCATCAATGGCATTGGCGAACGCGCGGGTAATACCTCTATCGAAGAGGTAGTGATGATCCTCAAAACACACTCAGCGCTTGGCTTGCATACCAATGTAAACAGCCGCAATTTTTATGAAATAAGCCGCATGATCAGCAGCCAGATGCGGATGCCTGTACAGCCAAACAAGGCTATTGTTGGCAGCAATGCGTTCGCGCACAGCAGCGGTATCCACCAGGATGGCTTTTTAAAGA includes:
- a CDS encoding 2-isopropylmalate synthase, which produces MLHDPNRVYVFDTTLRDGEQVPGCQLTTPEKIEIAHELEALGVDIIEAGFPVSSPGDFMSVVEISKAVKEPVVCALTRANKTDIDVAVESLKYAKRPRIHTGIGSSDQHIQHKFNSTRKEILQRAVDAVSYAKKSVEDIEFYAEDAGRADVAFLAQMIEAVIAAGATVVNIPDTNGYCLPDQYGSKIKYLKENVKNIDQAIISVHCHNDLGLATANSIAGLQNGARQVEGTINGIGERAGNTSIEEVVMILKTHSALGLHTNVNSRNFYEISRMISSQMRMPVQPNKAIVGSNAFAHSSGIHQDGFLKNRENYEIIRPEDVGFPSASIVLTARSGRHALKFHLERLGHKLDKDELYDAYKRFLTLADSKLDINDDDLQGLMAYRLVKN